Proteins encoded within one genomic window of Mycolicibacterium monacense:
- a CDS encoding DUF429 domain-containing protein has protein sequence MYFVGIDLAWGERSPTGVAVADSDGSLVHLAAATTDADIVAQLMPYTAEQCLLAIDAPLVVTNPSGNRPCEAALNRDFRAFEAGCHPSNTGHPWFASGSRGARLAEALGAPAVEVYPHAATVALFGLPKTLKYKQKPGRDVAQLRGELLRLIGLVETLIRADPSLNVGQHAGWVALRDAVRTATRKAELRRAEDPVDAVVCAYVALFATRRPADVTSYGDDATGRIVTPALRRAATPGAWGR, from the coding sequence GTGTACTTCGTCGGGATCGACCTCGCGTGGGGTGAGCGCAGCCCCACCGGCGTCGCCGTCGCCGATTCGGACGGCAGCCTGGTGCACCTCGCCGCCGCCACGACCGACGCCGACATCGTCGCGCAGCTCATGCCCTACACCGCCGAGCAGTGCCTGCTGGCGATCGACGCTCCCCTGGTTGTGACGAACCCGAGCGGGAACCGGCCGTGCGAGGCGGCGCTCAACCGGGATTTCCGCGCCTTCGAGGCGGGCTGTCACCCGTCGAACACCGGTCATCCGTGGTTCGCGTCGGGCAGCCGCGGCGCCCGACTGGCCGAGGCGCTGGGCGCTCCCGCCGTCGAGGTCTATCCGCACGCCGCGACCGTCGCACTTTTCGGACTGCCGAAGACCTTGAAGTACAAGCAGAAACCGGGGCGGGACGTCGCGCAGTTACGCGGTGAACTGCTTCGGCTGATCGGCCTGGTCGAAACGCTCATCCGCGCGGACCCCTCGCTGAACGTCGGGCAGCACGCCGGGTGGGTGGCCCTGCGGGACGCGGTCCGGACGGCGACCCGCAAGGCCGAACTGCGCCGGGCGGAGGACCCGGTCGACGCGGTCGTGTGTGCCTACGTCGCGCTGTTCGCCACCCGCAGGCCTGCCGACGTCACGAGCTACGGCGACGACGCCACCGGCCGGATCGTGACGCCCGCACTCCGTCGGGCCGCTACGCCAGGTGCGTGGGGTCGGTGA
- a CDS encoding APC family permease: MTHPDTVREQPELRRVMGPGLLLLFVVGDILGTGVYALTGDVAAEVGGAAWLPFLVAFLIATITAFSYLELVTKYPQAAGAALYAHKAFGLQFVTFLVAFVVMCSGITSASTASRFFGANLIEGFGLEWGTAGVAAVALGFMALLAAVNFRGVGESIKLNVVLTIIEATGLMLVLFVGLWAFTRGGDVDFSRVVAFDTAGDKNAFMAVTAATSLAFFAMVGFEDSVNMAEETKDPVKTFPKVLLSGLTIAGIVYMLVAVVAVALVPVGRLEESDTPLVEVVKAGAPNLPIDTLFPFISMFAVSNTALINMLMASRLIYGMARQHVLPPVFGTVHPRRLTPWVAIVFTTLIAFGLIFYVSVFASSSAISVLGGTTSLLLLAVFAVVNVAVLRLRRDVQAGGAHFKTPTVMPVVGFIASLYLVLPFSGRPAQQYYVALILVAIGIVLFFINRLINRRLGVRDTEITDPTHLA; this comes from the coding sequence GGGCCCCGGGCTGTTGCTGCTGTTCGTCGTCGGCGACATCCTCGGCACCGGTGTGTACGCGCTGACCGGTGACGTGGCCGCCGAAGTCGGTGGTGCAGCGTGGCTTCCGTTCCTGGTCGCCTTCCTCATCGCCACCATCACCGCCTTCAGCTATCTGGAGCTGGTCACCAAGTACCCGCAGGCGGCCGGGGCTGCGCTCTACGCGCACAAGGCTTTCGGGCTTCAGTTCGTCACGTTCCTGGTGGCGTTCGTGGTGATGTGCTCGGGCATCACGTCGGCCTCGACCGCGTCACGGTTCTTCGGCGCCAACCTCATCGAGGGGTTCGGGCTGGAGTGGGGCACAGCCGGTGTGGCGGCCGTCGCGCTGGGGTTCATGGCGCTTCTGGCGGCCGTGAACTTCCGCGGCGTGGGCGAGAGCATCAAACTCAACGTGGTCCTCACCATCATCGAGGCGACCGGCCTCATGCTGGTGCTCTTCGTGGGCCTGTGGGCGTTCACCCGCGGCGGCGACGTCGACTTCTCCCGCGTCGTCGCCTTCGACACCGCCGGCGACAAGAACGCTTTCATGGCCGTCACCGCCGCGACGTCGTTGGCGTTCTTCGCGATGGTCGGCTTCGAGGACTCGGTCAACATGGCCGAGGAGACCAAGGATCCCGTCAAGACCTTCCCGAAGGTGCTGCTGTCCGGGCTCACCATCGCCGGCATCGTCTACATGCTCGTCGCCGTCGTCGCGGTGGCCCTGGTGCCCGTCGGCCGGCTCGAGGAGAGCGACACCCCGCTGGTCGAGGTGGTCAAGGCCGGGGCGCCGAACCTGCCGATCGACACGCTTTTCCCGTTCATCTCGATGTTCGCGGTCTCCAACACCGCACTCATCAACATGCTGATGGCCAGTCGACTGATCTACGGAATGGCCCGGCAGCATGTGCTGCCGCCGGTTTTCGGCACCGTCCACCCCCGGCGGCTGACCCCCTGGGTGGCGATCGTGTTCACCACGCTGATCGCGTTCGGCCTGATCTTCTACGTCAGTGTGTTCGCCAGCAGCAGCGCCATCAGTGTGCTCGGCGGCACCACGTCGCTGTTGCTGCTGGCAGTGTTCGCCGTGGTCAACGTCGCGGTGCTGCGGCTGCGACGTGACGTGCAGGCCGGCGGTGCGCACTTCAAGACGCCGACGGTGATGCCGGTGGTCGGCTTCATCGCGTCGTTGTATCTGGTGCTGCCGTTCTCCGGTCGCCCCGCCCAGCAGTACTACGTGGCGCTGATCCTCGTCGCGATCGGGATCGTGCTGTTCTTCATCAACAGGCTGATCAACCGGCGCCTGGGTGTGCGCGACACCGAGATCACCGACCCCACGCACCTGGCGTAG